Below is a window of Vibrio sp. SS-MA-C1-2 DNA.
ATTACAACGATCTTGCTCCAGTGTTTCCATATGCGCTGGATCATGTCCCCATAGCACCACTTTATTGCCGTTACGGGCTAAAGCAATCGCTAATGATGTACCATAAGATCCTGCACCCAGTACTGTGATGACTGCGTTTTCAGATTTCATATTCTGCCTTTTAAATTAAGCTTCTTCGTTTTGCTCAGTTTGTGCTTGCTGCTGAAGGTAGTTCATGAACAATGCATCAAAGTTTACTGGCGCAAGATTAAGTTGTGGGAAAGTACCCTTAACAACTAGGCTTGAGATAGTTTCACGCGCGTATGGGAATAAGATATTTGGACAGAACGCACCTAGACAATGAGCTAGTTGGTTTGCTTCCATACCTTCGATAGCAAAGATACCACCTTGCTGAACTTCACATAAGAATGCAGTATCATCTGCATTTTTAACGGTT
It encodes the following:
- the secB gene encoding protein-export chaperone SecB, whose translation is MAEAATANENQNFAIQRVFLKDVSFEAPNSPDMFQKEWNPDVNLDLDTQSRALAEGVFEVVLRLTVTVKNADDTAFLCEVQQGGIFAIEGMEANQLAHCLGAFCPNILFPYARETISSLVVKGTFPQLNLAPVNFDALFMNYLQQQAQTEQNEEA